TATCTTAAGGAACATACCACACTATTGTTTCTCCTTTGAGTTCTAGACCATTGTTGAAATGATCATCACAGTATGAAAAATTTACAAGACTCCATACACACTCCATCAAACATATCAGATAAGCCTTTTATATTCTTTGTTTTGGTATGCAGCTATTTTGCTCTGATGATATTGGTTTAAAAAACCTTTTTACACTATGTGTGGctcttccatattttttttttttttttatcaggttcTGCATCTGCAAACAAGTGCTTAAAGGCAGCCTACTGTATGTTACATTAATTGATTACTTTGTTTGTTCACAATCATCACTTATTGGTTTTCACCTAGTGCCTGTTTtgcttatatttatgtattttgctATTTGTTCTTTGTTTAATTTGTTGCTTTTGCACTCTACTACCTATGGCATTGTGGACCATTGTGGCACTGAAATTATGAGTTTGTatcctgaccagggccctatgGAGATTGTTtgctccatgtttgtgtgggtttcctctggcttCTCTGTTTTTTCCcttactgcaaaaacatactggtaggctaattggctgcagACTAAagtggacgtgtgtgtgtgtgtgtgtgtgtgtacctgcaGCACAATTATGGCCATTTACACAAATAAACTAAGGCTTAATGTGCACAGAATGAATGTGTGCATAACTTTGATCCTGTTGAATAAGCTGTGTAGAACATGACATTGCTTCCTGAATGAGAGCTAGTTACTGCAAGTGCCTCACTTTCTGCCCAACTGAAAAATGTACTTTTCCTGTTGCAGGACAAGATATTTTAAAGAAGTACAAGAGGTAGGGACAATGCACATATAGAGGGCATTCTCAGTTTAGTCTTGGAGCTTTTTCATCCCTGCTAAATGcacacttaccaactttcttGACTTGTCCCCTGGGAGATCCCaaaggacaggtcatgtgacatggggtaggagggttCCCTGCCCTCTAttaaaaaatgccaaaattcacagcattgactAACCGGGGGCGAGCCTTAATGCTGTGACTGTGTTGTTAAGCCCCACCCACCGCTATTTAATGCCatgaatttttgtattttatagtggggcCGGGGAGTCTCCCATGACTTAGTGGCGGTCCTGCTCAACATGTTCCTGCACGCATCATTGCACAGTCCTGTCAGGCCCTCCTAGATGTTGAGTCCCTAGAAGCAGGTTTAGATTTAAAAGGGCAAGACTCTGGTCTGCTAGTTATTTTTAGAAAGCCTGCTCACACCCTCTATGTGAAATGAAGAAAACGGTAAACATTATTAAGATGACTGCTAGCAAGAGCTGTAAAACAGATCACCTGCTATGTTTCTGCTTATAGTGCCTCACACTAAATAGAGCATAAAACATACTGGCTGACACACATTTTTTACAAAGTTTTGGCTGAAactaagaaacaaaaaaacaagctttCCAGTAGGACAGTTAGTAACATCAAAGAGCAAAAAGGGCCTTAaaattaccaaaggtcaaaagTGATGAGGGAGGGATATTGAGGAAGACTGCAAAATTATTAGGGTCTTGAATTTTGGCTATTAATGAAGCTTTTAAATTTCGAACAATCTACTGATGTTTTATTCAGAGCTATTACATATTCAAAAATTAAGGAAAAGAGGTTGTGGATAACTGCTCAATGTGAAGGGTAATAGCCATTGATTAAAGTGTTTGATGGATTTGTAGTAGATTCATTGGTGAAATATGAATCAATATGAGGTTCATGCATTTCAATGAATGAGTTAGTTGAGATTGAATGAAAAACCTTGGTTTAAGACATGACATATTGTACAAGTTGCTCAAAAGGAAATGGCTCGTGAGTACTTTCCAACCTTTGCCAAGAACTATATTTTTTTGGACAACGTACAACAAATAACACGGTCATGTGAAAATCTAGGGTGTTTCCTTGATTAAGGCTGGTTGCTAGGTATATAAAGGACAGATTTTCATGTACCTGTCTATCAGCTGCACTTACCAGAAAGTCAGCCATCTTTGCCTGACAATCCAGGTAAGATCATTCACCAAATACTGGACAGGGCTGTATGATAGTGATGTTGTGCAGGACACAGGTAATAAACTTATGTTAGAAATTAATGTTATGTCACAGTTTTTGACAATTTAATTTTTTGACCATTTTGTATTCTGGGGCAGCAACAATTATAGCTTTCTGCATGTGAGCATTGCTTATAGCATCTGACTAATAAATACTGAATCTGAGTTATTTGGGCTACACAAATTGGAGCAactagtttttgtttgtttgtgcttTTGGAGGGGGGGTAGTATTTATTTGGTTTTGgtatattttagaaataaaatatatcaaaccATCCTATATACTTATGCAAGCAATGCCTTGAATATagcaattttaataataatttacagattTACAGATTGTTTTACTGCAATAATTATTTACAGGCTGtatctacagaatcctctttgcAGCCTTTAGTAATGTCATAGAagagtaataaaaaaattgcTCTATTCCATATGaccattatatatagatatattttacagAACATTTCCCACCAAAAAAGAGGAAAATCatcttatttatgtttttcaCCCTAAACACAATACATAAGTAATTTTTAGTGAATTTAGTAATTTAGCATGTTATGCTTTCTAACTAATAATGCATTAATACAACAGGAATGTGCTCAGCCGGTCTTCTGCTTGAGGCTGCAGATAAAATAACTCCCTGCTCATCCTTTATAGAAACTATATAAACGTAGACAAATATTATCACCTTTAAGCATTACCAGATCTACCAGCATGGGAAAAACACTAATTTAGAGACTGCATTTCTTTCAGCTTGCTTCATTATAGGACTAATCATGATAGCCAAGCGCAAGGAGAGGGGGGATAATGTGTCTATAATCTCCTCTCTAGTATGTATTATTGTTGTGTATGTGTATTCATTAACTTTGATCAAAGGTGAAGTTAGAATCCCCATATCAAAATACTGTACTTGCTCCTGTTTTGCAGTTCTTAAGAGAATTCTACCCCTGCACATACATTTACACAAAAAATTGGTCTTTCCTGGTCCTATTTTTTCCCCAATTCTGGTCAGTTTTTCAATAGCAGAGGTGCATGTGGATGCTATTCCTTACAGGAAATTAATATATTAACCTATAAGTTGTGCTATGAGCTGAAGAAAGTCATACAATTAGCATTAAATTCAATTATAATTTGGTATTTAATTttggtatttttatatttaattacttttaCTGTAACATAGATTTGACAATACACTTTTACTCTTCTAGTGCTTCTGACCGGTACAAGACATCAAGATGTTGAAATTGTGTGTTCTTCTGTTGGGCATTTTCATATGCGTTACTGAATCAACAATCTATACATCCCACGATGCTATTAGTAAACGTAAGTTTCatgcttaatatattttttcttgatTAAATATCGAAAAATGGATTTGCCATACTtttgtataatattatttatcGCTAGTGTTTGTGCCACCTGCCTAATCTCCTAGACAATCCAGGAGGCACCCTACTGGATCCCAAGTGGAGGCGAGGGTTAATGATACGGTTTGCATCATCGGGCCTGGCCCCCCGctgcgtgatgtcacagtgacatgaTTACATTACCACGTCCCCTCCTGCACTTGCCACCTGTCCTCCCCTCCAGATTCTCCTGGAGGGGTAGTAGCAACAGTTGCCAAATATTTGTAATGTGAACTGCAGCAAAATATTTGTGCAAAATGTATGAAGTGTGCCTATACGTGATAGTTCTTACATCAAACTtatttggttatttatttatttcatagtgttcagtttgtgagaaacaagaCTTCTCCATTGTAATGAGGAGCTGTGTTCAATTATTATTCCTTTGTAAAGCTATAGAAGTGTTCAGTCATTGTTTATGATAATGTTATCAATGTGCGACTCTTTCCTATAGCTGTGTAAGAATGATGCATGTTTAGAGCAGCGAATATAACAAGTCCCTCTCAAAGTACAATTATACCTATAATTACTGTTCTGTTCTCTGCTTAGAACAGCCCCTGAAGCACATATGGGATCATGTGTTTTAAAGAGATAACTATAATAATCTGTGCATTTTCATTTGCTGCTAAATTTTTAGTAATAAATTGCACTTATATTTTCAAATTTCACCTTATTTTCAGAGATTAAGAAAAATTGTGATAAACACAGCTCTATTTTGTCTAACTTACCTCTTGGAAATATTGCGGTCCGTGGTCTCCTCCCTCGTCAAAAGTAAGTTCTCAatggagtgaaaaataaataaatgaattttgGAAATACATTTAGTATACATACGTCATACTATGAGAATAATGATAATTGTAACTGCGGGTGAAGGGGCAGGGTAATAATGCAAAGTGTGTACACAGGCTTAGCAGAGCTGGACTAGCTTGAAGGACACAGTCAcacaatactaaaaaaaataaggaaagaaGATCAGATAAACCAAACATAACTTTCTCTATTATGCATGTGGTGAATGTGTTATCAATGACACAGCAATGATATAATTAGTATCTTCTCAAGATTCCCACAGCTTTCCCATATTATCTTCACAAGTGCCATCTTCTCTTAGCATTCAGCAACTGTAGCCTTCCCACACCAAAAAGAGTGCCAGCAATAGTGATCCATTGTGGACTATTGTGAGTGAATAATTCTGTTTAACAGTTTAGTCTACTAATGTCACATCTGGTGGTTGGAAGGTTGATCATCCGGAGCAAACAAGTTCTGGTTCCATTTGGTGGGCTGTCAATGATCTCTTCGGTCATTTCTATTCACGCCTAGCTTGACCATAGTTATTACAGCTGAGTATAATTGGTAGATGTAACCCAAAAAGGTAAAAGAACAATATACTCTATTTTGCTAAAAGAAGAGATGTCCTTTCATGGATGAATATCACACTCTGGACACTTTATTTCATCATCCTAtcagtcttttctttctttctttttctttcccccTTAACCACCAAAAAACTGCACCTAGTAACATTTACAGTAGGTAGTATGTAACCTGGCGTTATATTgattgctgcatttgacactaacTGGCAAAGGAAACATTTGAAAGCAGGAGAGTATTTTGGGCCAAACTACTATGTGATTGGTATAGTGTCAAATACTAGATTGTTATTTAAAAAGACACCCAGTACATTCTTCTTACTAAAAAGGGGAGAATTGTGTGCCACGTCCTTCCCTTATGACAAACATTGCGCAAATGTCTAACTAAACAAAAAATGCAGCTAAATGAAATTGTGAAATAATCCTCCAAACATTACAGAGGCGCTAACCACAAAATTGATCTTTCTTTATTTGAGATGTGTGCAGAAAAGTCTCAGGATAAAGACATGTCTGTGGGAGACAATGAAATTGTTTACACATAACAAAAGCCAAAGGTAGTCCTTGGAGGTCCTTTCTGATACCTGTCCCTCTTCAGTCCCCCCTGCTTCCCCGTAGACAGATGTCCAATTAGAAAGTAAAGGGGAAGGGGTGGCGGgtggtaacacacacacacagagaagagGTTTTCTaaaaaaagacaacaaaacaAAGGTGGTGCTTCAAAATGTCTAATTACTGTTTGTATCAGGCACAGTCAGCGCATGAAGAGAAAGCCTTTATGTACAAATGTTTTTATGAATGTATTTCTTTATAACTCCATTAGATAACTCATATGAGGTTAGTATGCCTTTATCACTCACACTGATTAATCAATGTACTTTCTTCTGCCAGAAATGCAGTTTTAGACACAGATATACATGGGGTGGATTTCCAACTACAAGACGCCGCTTCTAACAGACATGCAGTGGTTATTCGGGCTGTGATCAGATTGGGCACTTTgaggtaagtatattttaaaaatatatatttagacaaatctggggcagcacggtggctcagtggttagcacttctgcctcacagcgctggggtcatgagttcaatttccgaccatggccttatctgtgtggagtttgtatgttctccccgtgtttgcgtgggtttcctccgggtgctccggtttcctcccacactccaaaaaatacccatgctagtaggtcaattggctgctatcaaaattgaccctagtctctctgtctgtgtgtgtgtgtgtgtgtgtgtgtgtgtgtgtgtgtgtatgttagggaatttagactgtaagctccaatggggcagggactgatgtgagtgagttctctgtacagtgctgcggaatcagtggcgctatataaataaatggtgatgatgatgatgatctagtcATTGAAAAGATTTTTCAAATCTGTCCAGGATGTTATCTCTGGAACCATCTGATAAGCTGTAATACAAGAGTAAATTAGATGGTTTAAGATTACATATCTGTATATTTTTGGATCACTCACTTTCTATCTTTAGGTCAATTTATTAATTGGTAAAGGAAAGAAagtaagtaaatatattttaatgtttgctaCAATCATAAAAAGTGTAAGTTGCAATGTATCAGGATAGTATAACACGTGTATCTATTTAATAAGATTTGTTAACAATGATAAACTTGTACACTTAAGTAAgtgaaataaaatcaatatttaaactGTTCCACCACGGACTCAAAGCTGATTGACAAATATAATATGGATCCTAGAGGAAGAAAGTCAAGAGCCTTTGGTCCAAAATATAATGATATCATTGTAATCCTGTgattatacagtatttattacTTCATTTCTCGCAGATTCTGCAAATTaaccacaataaatatttaaatgtgtaatatataaataaatcaatattataataaaatattttcattaacTTTTCCTATTTGAAGTCAGTATTTGGGCGATCTTAAAGCTACGATAACGTTTGACACTGCATTTGGTGTTAAAGGAGGAGTGGTTTCATTGGCTACTGACATGGATACGTTAGATGTGGATGTGACGATGAAGAGGTAAGTGAGCCTTAGGATATAGGTTCCTAACATTTAGTGTCATGTGTCTTATCTGAGCATAAAGCATTAATACACTTTCACAAACTTTTCTTCTTAAAtctggtgtacagatggagcaggttAAAATGGGACAATTAGCAAGCTGGTCGCTCCGATCTGTTTATATAACTGTTCTGCCAGAATGTTCACTTAATAAATGAACAAACCTTGAATGCATATTGCTTTATATGTTAATAGCATTgaaatgtatatatgcatatgtcaGAATAAGATAGGGTTTTTCTCAAGCTGGAAGACATGCTTTGCTAGACAGGCTAAAATTCCTGCCTGTACAACCCTTAAAAGATTTTGTGTATTCAAAGTGTACACGAGATGGTACCTTGTGCCTTCGAGACTACATATAATCTACCCGGACACCTCTATTCTCTGTTGGAGGGGATGTGGGGAAGTTGGTTCATTCTATCACATTTGGTGGACGTGCACCAGCATCTCTAATCTTTGGTCCCAGGTTGCTGACCTTATCACAAAAATACTTGAGATTGAGGTGTTGCCAGACCCTCTGGTTATGCTGCTGTGTTCTTGGGTTCGGTCCCTTAACAAACATGGAGACAAGCTTGTGCAGCATATTTGTGCAGCAACCCGTCTGCAAATAGCCAAGGAGTGGAAATCCCTTTCCCCTCCAAGTCTCCACAGCATAGTCTCCCGGGTCTGGTATACGGCCTCAATGGAATACATCACTAGCCTTCTTCACgacaaaaaaac
The nucleotide sequence above comes from Mixophyes fleayi isolate aMixFle1 chromosome 6, aMixFle1.hap1, whole genome shotgun sequence. Encoded proteins:
- the LOC142095415 gene encoding uncharacterized protein LOC142095415, whose translation is MLKLCVLLLGIFICVTESTIYTSHDAISKQIKKNCDKHSSILSNLPLGNIAVRGLLPRQKNAVLDTDIHGVDFQLQDAASNRHAVVIRAVIRLGTLSQYLGDLKATITFDTAFGVKGGVVSLATDMDTLDVDVTMKSVPRRSQTIPADFKLQIKEKLIAPCKDLMKIVIDTCNEQNKKFKAVYTLGNNLQCRNEITSIVPGPDYIVLELSE